The window tttggccacgactgtacattgttCGGTGGAAGAATACGGTTTTGATTTATATAATTACACTTCATTTGCtatgttttattttgtgaaacccTACTATATGGAacaaccattttataaaagcaataagccccatgaagccgtggtttacagtgaattttgAAACAGCTAAGCGCTTCGTGTTGTGCCTAACAGCGGCCCTTGGttgttataaattcactgtaaactatataaatgcaaaattgctaattataaagtcagaattgctagataaaacaAGTCTAAATTGcgggatatatactcacaattgtgagaaataaagtcagaactgtgagatataaacgcacaattgctaattataaagtcagaattgctagataaaataaatctaaattgcgggatatatactcacaattgcgagaaataaagtcagaactgcgagatataaacgcacaattgctaattataaagtcagaattgctagataaaataaatctaaattgcgggatatatactcacaattgtgagaaataaagtcagaactgtgagatataaacgcacaattgctaattataaaatcagaattgctagataaaataaatctaaattgcgggatatatactcacaattgcgagaaataaagtcagaactgcgagatataaacgcacaattgctaattataaagtcagaattgctagataaaataaatctaaattgcgggatatatactcacaattgcgagaaataaagtcagaactgcgagatataaacgcacaattgctaattataaagtcagaattgctagataaaataaatctaaattgcgggatatatactcacaattgcgagaaataaagtcagaactgcgagatataaactcgcaattctgatgttttttctcgcaattgggactttgtatctcacaattcataatctttcataataatgttaatatgttaaatgtcaaatattttgtattacagcaagattttttttttttttacaaaatggtCATTTAATGTTTTGACTGGAGCTTTAACATTAAAACACAAGCAATCTAAAAATTAGTTAGGTTAAGGGAATAAAGAATGGAAAATATGCTCAGTTAAGCAAAGAAAAACAGGCTTAATGTATTCTGTccatctttatatatatatatatggctggGTATTGCGACCAATTCGGCGATTcaattcgattcttatttttatggtttcgattcgatttcgattcgattcgatatcgattagctatcaatatttcatttaaaatgttagttttgcagacatgggatccatattttgatacaaatgctggtaactgaaactctcctacttaagtttattactgaaatacacatctacattaataatagggtgcacacagttattaattttaaactttttttttaatgaacactgtaacaagaagtcataaatatgtgcatccattgtacaccatacaaactgcaaaatgcacattactgtaaaaaaaataaaaagactgtaaatgtgcaacagtgaaatctattaagaacttcaaacatgtataagaaataaaacatttttctaaattcaaaacgttcaaaacaggccaatCATAATACAAAAcattacatatatacacacacacacacacacacacacacacacacacacacacacacacacacacacacacacacacacacacacatatatatatatatatatatatatatatatatatatatatatatatatatatatatatatgtcccaATAATTttaaaccatacaatgtattttggctattgctacaaatatacccgtgctacttaagactgattttgtggtccagggtcatatgtgTGTTTTTTAGCACATCTTTataagaaaattaaattaaaaaacatcaaGCAGTTCCTTTTTTTGACACCAGGTAGCAGCAAAGCACAAAAGTGGAGCTGAATTTCTCCGTCCACGTGCATTAGGCTGCTTTGCCAGACACTAAACATAATTTGCATTTTAAGTAGTCTTCATTTCACGCATTCTACAAGAGGGACGTAGTTATAAACCGCAAAGCAATTGCCAGTCTATGACAGTAGAAGATCATTTAAAAATGTCACGCATCTCAAGGTGTTTCTGTTTTAAATGAAAGATCTAAGAATACGGATCAATCAATTTTGACATAatcgtgacttttttttttcccagtggTGCCACTCCACCAGCTAATTGGGTTGTGAACTCTTCTCTCCGTTTCCCTTGGAAACAGACCCCTAAATAAATGCTGAAGTGGCTTGGCACGATAAGGTCTCTTCTGTCTGTATGCCATAACCACAGTTGGTGAGGAGGAGAGCTTTTCTCATGTTCATAATAGAGCAACTGTGCCGTCCCACATGAGTCAATTACTCTTACAAAGAATTAAAGAAGCCTTACATGGCTGTTAAAATAGCTGCCAAATCTTactgagtaaaaaataaataaaaaagaattgtCACAGGCACGTCACGATCTATGTTACATAagttaatgttgttttttaacTGTTTGTTCTCTGAGATAATTAAACATGGGGCCATAACAACACAACAATGTAGAaagaataaaaagtatatatatagtatactTATATAtctaccttatttttcctgtaagaatGGGGGccgccatttgtaaattttatgggtctggcttcgggtctcatccgcgtccaactatttttagctgtacaaaacagctcattttgctgctattgcaaattgctgtgtctcactatattattttaatgtattatctaaaTTGTgaaaacactggtttgtagtgcaaactgttttaccatttactgcacattgttattcttctcgtcatTTCCTTATAAGTcttacccataggcttacttctcaCATGCACCTGGTAATAATTCTAAAAAGTAATGTGATTAATTTTCACAGGCCAAATTGAAGACATGGACCTATGACCGAGTGAAGTTTCAAGCCTTAACACTGTCATTCATATGTCACCTGGAAACTGTTTCTGTCTGAGCCAGATGAAAAAATCTCTTGGTCATTATACCAGCTATTTCTTTTCTGGCCAacctaaaattaaatgaaaattgaTTTTGACTAAAGAGGAGTCAGTTTTGCACTGACAATTTCTTCTAAATATGAGTTTTGGTCACAGTGTCCTGGTTTGTTGTATCAAGCTTTTACATTTTATGTGAATGGCTTTTGATCAGTGGAAAATGAAAGCAGTTGCCCCCTTAAACTAAATCATGTCAAATATAATCTGAGAAAACAGTACAGGATAGTatatccaaaaattaaaaatctgatattaattactcaccctcatgtcattccaaacccgtaagacctttgttcaccttcagaacacaaattaacatatttttgatgaaatccgagagctttctgaccctgcataggaagacattgttaaaatgtgacatcagtggttctaccttaattttatgaagctatgataaTACTTCATGTGCacaagaaaaccaaaataatgattttatttaagAATTTCTACTCTTCCATGTCAGCCTTCTCCTTTTACTGTTTACTGccctttgttattcttcttgtttcCCTAAagcagctaatgaaccggaagtctcggacattcacagaaaacggcttacttccatgttgaaaaataaggtggatagaatgAGAAAACgacaaaatagtattttaataattaaaatataatcacAAAAACTGTATGTTGTAGAATGTTGTTTAAAAAATCTGCTTATTAGGCACCAAATTATGCCGATTACAACTGACAGAAAGtcttaattgaccatatgcacggattacttccttgtttagacaagccagctaagtcatttccagtcaactgtactgtgccgtaataggagtgtactttgctcgttttctctacataatccattcacaatcgaagaaacgcccatgtataccgtttcaagaacgACAAATGCAAGTTTAGAAAAATATGTGAGTAAATCGGCGAAATATGCgggagtcattgctatgattgacagtaataaccggatgaAACATcggacaagctgatgtcaaaaaagagctgagcattaaatgattcaaactaaattcagagtaacaaaactacagcagtaacaagtttgtgttggttaattataggctatttaatagcttttacagttcaagataaagcttaaaagatgtagttattcaattatataaaataaattcatatcaattcatattgagtgcattatttaattcttattaatatttaactcatttaatttttctatatataagtatttaaataattcacccttataggctgtttgtgtctgagcttaatgactttctgcacttgctatatatAGTTCAATGCGGTAAAAGTACAATTTATTAtaatagtaattttataataaatcaaaaagcaagacgtcttgaaaaaacgagggagttgaaatggcagatGAAGCCAATGTTTagtcctctgctgccatcttttggttatatgggtaatttcatgtcatttttatcttaaaaaaaataccGTTGCTATCCGTGAAGACATTTTTTCCCATGTCGTCTTAATGAATGAAAattgaatctttgaagtgaaatttattgcacagctgtagagttgaaatgtaaaaaaggctttaaaatattacaatatttaaatatattggtATTAGTatctaatatatttatatttatatatataaatatattagaatgtgttcatgactgtgaatgcaagttactgattatcaagaatacgattaagatgttcTTGAAGAGAAGTATTGCTAAAGCTAACATTAGCCTAaacatgttatgatagtgtttagctggcagcatttaaatgtacaacagGTAGGCCTACTCTCCTGGGCTTACCAGGCTCGGCATTtcaattatatgttgttaaataatatgaaactgaatgttcatgccgctatcattatttacaatgttgcaatCATTTTTTTTCTAAGTTACTTATAAGAACAAGGCAGTaaaggagtctcaagagtgtccacctatatatagcacatatcaAATGAGCTTCAgcagaagtttacgagctggTTTATCATTacgcggaagttctaaagaacgctccgtacATATGGTCAATTCCCACACTATACACAGCTGTGGAAAAAGTAGCCTATTGATCCTAAATAACGTCGCAAAGGTACATTAATGAGACCTTTTTCTTATCTTAGTCTGTAAATCAAAACTTGTGTAGCACTTCAGTGACACAGAATAATAATAGGATCATAAAACCTTTTAAAAAATTAACCAAGGTCATAAGATAATGTATATAGCTCAAAATATTACGCCAGGTTTCACTTGACTGAATTGTATGCATGCGTAAAACGCCCCCTTTCTGATCACGCAGCCAAAGGCGAGACTAAATTCAGCACCATGTTCAGGAGATCCATCATCTGATCTACAGCAACAGCAGAGAGCACATCTGTCTTCAGTCTATTCCATTTCATTTAGAAGAGAGTCAACTCTGGAGATCGATTATGTGATTTATGTTCTGATTTAAAATTGTAAatgaatgtaatttttttttttttttgatgaccaaaaacaaaacaataactgAACTCGCAAATCAAGCACAAGCAAAGTTCTAAGGATGAGCCGCGTTTAAGTTATGTCAACACAAcggaattaaaattataataattataataaccaTTTTGGAGATTTTTTGAGAATGGAGAACTTCACAGTATTCAACGAGACTCTGGAAATTTGGACTGACCGCAGTGTCGAATATAAGGTGATCAGCGTCCTCATAGTTTTCATCATATGCGCTCTCGGGATAGTTGGAAACGTGATGGTCATCCTGGTGGTCCTCACCACCAAACATATGCGGACCCCGACCAATGGCTATCTGGTTAGTTTGGCTGTCGCAGACCTGATGGTGCTGATCGCAGCCGGTCTGCCGAGCATGGCGGACAGTTTGTTCGGTTCATGGATTTTTGGACACGCAGGGTGCTTGTGCATCACATACTTCCAGTATCTAGGAATCAACGCATCCTCGTGCTCCATAACAGCGTTTACTATAGAGCGATACATCGCTATATGTCACCCGATCAAAGCTCAGTTTTTATGTACGCTCTCCCGCGCGAAGAAGATTATTTTTGGAGTTTGGGTTTTCACGTCGCTTTACTGCGTAATGTGGTTTTACCTGTCCGACATCCAACAGGTGCTCTACAAAGATGTGACTATAATCACGTGCGCTTACAAAGTGTCCAGAAACCTTTACTTACCCATATATTTTTTCGATTTTGGCATCTTTTTTGTTCTGCCTCTCACTCTTGCTACTGTCCTGTACGGCCTCATTGCAAGAATCTTGTTTCTTAATCCTCTCCCGTCGGACCTCAAGGACGACAAGAACGGGCATGACAACTTTTCCAAAGCCCAAAAGAACAAGATGAAGAATTCCAGCCGCTGTTCCAGCACAACTGCAGCATCCAGAAGACAGGTGAGTGGATCCTAAGTATTAAAACTTTTAGATTTGGAAAGAACAAAATATGCTCTAAATGTAGTATATCAGAGAAATAATAGAGAAACACGCTTTTTGTTCATTACATGAATTCTGCATGAATTGAAATACAATTGTTTATgattaaaatacagcaaaattctacatttattttttgtgCAGGTTCGATGAAATGATAAATTAGGGGATAGACCATCCAtccatatagatagatagatagatagatagatagatcagggccgtgcagagacctttaaaggggcaggtgctcaaagtataaaaagggcacctggagcaagacattaaagagcccctcgggtccatcacctcattgtaggcatccagttacttacgtaacaagtaacaatgtcattaataagacaaataatgcattattcgaagttttaattgcatttatgtttagttcaggactcacACAAtagaattattaatattttatcactacaaaaggggctctctaaatagggctgtgctcaaaacatcagtacagcaatactgtactgtatattgtgacacattccttgcttatatacatattattacagaggcttctagcagccaatgctgtgaagcagttttgagaaaaaaaacggaacataaaaaaacattttaatgtttaaaagattaaaaatattttctttggacctattcattttgattagaaattattgtgtattaaattgtgaaacctaaagattttcttctctctgttaaacacaataataaagaacagctgttatattcaaacctgtgtggtcactattgaaaatatatgttgcccctgatgtattgtattgtaagattgtagacggtaggatattaaggcataaaatagcatgatttataattcagatacaggttcacacacaaaaaaaaatatcttatacacctttataccattaaaaaggATCAATCGagcttatcatttattatatttatttaaaacataaatattactgtcttaattgtttttagaaggcacattaacttatttcacatttacaactctatgtgtttgctgcataaaaacgtaggtctttccgtccccaaatataagacctcctaaattataattaagtattttcttattctatttaacatataaaaaactttttatggctttaaatttgatacaacctaattgaggagtttttaaggacctgcaggagccctctactttacgatggCCCATCGGGCAGTCCAGTTAactattttggtagcccgacaggAAAACATAGTAGCCCCGGGACAtcaggctagcgattttgcgagctcTGCATtacataaacaaagaaaaaaacagaccCAAGATGCCCATTACGTCCTTTTCTCCCCCAAAATGCAAGAACAATTCACGAagtgaaaatgcacttttgtttacatgacgacattaacattatcgacagctatttcagagcagactacacatgcacaagctataaaaaataatataaatactcgtgcataatctctttTCTTCAGGTCATTCTTATAAGTAACAtcaaatctggtgaaaacaccacttaccagcagccacGAACGTGTCTATCCTTGGTGTTATAAACGTGATCGGATTCGGATCGCCCTGAACTTCTgggtggggtcgtcacgtgaGGGTCTTTCTTTTTACAGCTAAAACaatgtaaattaattttactaatagttcgattgggcaggctgtcgcgaattcgttatttttttatttttatattattaccaaaaaaataaaaaataaaaaatcttaacaaaagggcactttgatcactagtggccaaaagggcaggtgctcaagcacctgtcagagagacagatagatggacagacagatggatagacagacagagaggatggacagacagatgaacagagaggcagatagatggatagacagacggacagagcagatggatagacagacagagcagatagactgatagatacatagtcagacagatggacagacagatggatagacagacagagcagatagactgatagatagatagtcagacagatgaacagacagatggatagacagacagagcagatagattggatagatagacagacagacagatagatcggacagacagacagacagacagacagacagacagacagacagacagacagacagacagacagacagatagatagatagatagtcagatggatggacagacggagcagatagatagatagatagagagcagacagatggacggatggatggacacagacagacaaatacacagacagagagcagatagatagatagtcagacagatggacagacagatgaacagagagacagatagatggacagacagatggatagacagacagagcagatggatagacagacagcagatagatagatagtcagacagatggacagacagatggatagacagacagagcagatagatagatagattggatagatagacagacagacagacagacagacagacagacagacagacagacagacagattggacagacagacagacagacagacagacagacagacagacagacagacagacagacagacagacagacagacagacagacagacagacagactagatagattggacagacagacagacagacagacagacagacagacagacagacagacagacagacagatagatcagATAGAttggacagacggacggacagacagacagacagacagacagacagacagacagacagacagacgacagacagacagacagacagatagatagatagatagatagatagacagacagacagagagcagacagacagacagatagactgtCAGACGTTATGTTTTGCACTGAACTACAGTAACTTATGAGTTTCATAACACTGTTACTGTGATTTCTTCACAAAAGGTTACAAAAATGCTGGCAGTGGTGGTTATTCTGTTCGCTGTGCTTTGGATGCCATACCGCACTCTGGTGGTGGTCAACTCCTTCCTGCAAGAAGCCTACCTGGACACCTGGTTTCTGCTGTTCTGCCGCACATGTGTCTACCTCAACAGTGCCATTAACCCTCTTATCTACAACGCAATGTCTCAAAAGTTCCGCGCCGCCTTTAGAAGGCTCTGCCGCTGCGGACGCAACGCCCAGGCGAACAAGGCAGCCTATAGTGTGGCACTAACCTACAGTGTTGCTAAGGAAACGTCAACGGTGGAAAGCACAGGGCATTTTTCAACTGAGATAGACGATTTGACACCGACAGACGAGCTGTTTCCTGATAAGAAGCTTCTGTATCCAGAAGACTGTGACTTTCGGAAGGAAACTTTCAGTCAGGCCTGATAAACTCACAACAGCTACACACACCATAAATCTTTGAATACTAGCGATCTGTCGTAACACTACACATCGAACTGCAGGGACAGCACTTTGAAATAGTCactttatctttattttaaaaagttgcaGTCAAATTCATCTTCCTATCTCGTTCACTTGCCAAACAGCTCCTTCTGAAACCAGCATTACATAAATTGCACAGTTGCATTATCTGCTAAAGTCATGATTCTTAATTAAAATTGCAGTTTACTGCATATGTAATGCAGGGTGAATTGAAGTACATATTGATTTGAAAATATCTTTAGGGGTTGCCATTGTGATTAATGAGTGGCCTTTTCCCCCTGCAGACCCCTGGGGAAAAAATGCTGAAACTGCTTTATTGTGCAGTTTCAGCTGTTACAAGAATGTTCAATGAGAGTTAACTTAGTTTACGTcccactgtatataaatatatatatatatatttatataatacacAATGCTTACCATCTAAACTTACAATGGAAGCATAGACCATTTTTTCCGTCATTTTGACTGAAATTACCTAAATAAATTTAGACTATGTAAATTGAATGTAAATAAGCAGTTGAACGAATTAATGCATGAATAAAAAGATATAGAAAATAGATAAaatagatataattttttttacattattacatcTACAGCTTTTATTTATGTAAGATGTTTTTAGTTGAGTCATTCTCAAAGCTAATTGTAATTTATGTTCCATCAGTGACACCAACTGGACAAGGTTGCCAGGTCTGCTAAATAAAACGATCCTAATTGCtaatcaaaactagcccaatcacattTTTCCACGTTTTGAAACCACATTCTCATGGTAGGTGAGATCGCTTTAACCTGTGGACTAAAAAAATAACGTgcggcaacagtgtaaaagtagtccaattctgtggggaaaacacagacttggcaacactccAACTAGGATCATTGTTTCCTTACATGTTTCCTCTTGATTGCCATTGGACGTTTAAAACAAAGAGTCCCCCTCCAAAACTCAAGGTATTGGTTAAGCCAATGACACTACGTCCTGCAGCTCGAAACCTAcagagaaatataaaaataaaataaaatgccagAGTGTACTGTGTAGACTTTTAGGTGGAATCAgcctatactgccctccaaaggcaaagtgcagtaactacgccaacactgaagcctttaaaatttttacaccagctagtcaaacatgttgaaactctcgtttctctgcaacaggacacaatttaaccaggagactttgccacaagacaaaacagttgtcacaaagtccattttaagccttaactcaattttgaccaaatgtgtagttactgcgttttgcctttggagggcagtataaatGCCTTACTTTTATTTAATGACCTACCTgttctcatgatgaaaacatacctgtgggaacttttttgcaagaagCGAAATACATACCAGTAAGTACATACCACTGCAGTTTTCtccagaaatgaacactagaggcgtcTAAACAGCGAGAACTTTCGTTTTCAAACACAGTTGTGATTACAGCTCAACtgatggaattggacttaggatgcagaatccttgggtatgaattcTGTCAAAAACATGATTACGAAGAGccgaaagatgagagatcaaaaaaacATGCTTAAACGGCAtgattgtgtttttacatcacattcacttttgttgaTATTATCGGGCAGGttcaggtgtagtgcagatggtacggtattttaaaatgtgtttaaagttttaaaatactttatatataaacctttaaacagttttaaagtttaaaacTGTGGTGACACCTACAAaaacaatgtcacataaaacgtaccatatgtacgttcatttgttttgtggaaaaacaaacaaacactcttttagtgccaccaATTTCGCATCTTGTGTAAAGGTTCCcagaggtacgttttcatcatgagactgGGTTGTTAATGACTTTGATCTGCATATAAAACAAAGTATTTTAAGACTTATTCAGCTTGAAATATAATAAACATGACACTTTCAAGTACAGCTTATTTAGAGTACTAAGTAAATGAATGTATGAGAAAAATACTTCACATCTGATGGATGAATCTTCACTTTCTTGTATCATAAATGGGTAGACAGCATATGATTGTATTTGTGAACCATCCTTGCTGATAAGCTAAATCCCACCACATGTGTTTGTACATGGTTTCTCatcaaatgtggaaaaaaaagttgcTTATTTTCTTTATCTTAATTACAGTTGACTGTGTATTCAATTATCCTACATGGATATGTTGTGTTTTGGGTTTTGAATATAATATCTTAGTGTTGTTAATGTGAAAACTGgtctctgttttgttttgttttgatggcTAGTCGTGTTTGCAGTCTGGTGTCAATGAGTAGGCTATTTTATTGATAGTTTAGTGGTTTTTAGAAAGTTAc of the Garra rufa chromosome 17, GarRuf1.0, whole genome shotgun sequence genome contains:
- the trhrb gene encoding thyrotropin-releasing hormone receptor b; translation: MENFTVFNETLEIWTDRSVEYKVISVLIVFIICALGIVGNVMVILVVLTTKHMRTPTNGYLVSLAVADLMVLIAAGLPSMADSLFGSWIFGHAGCLCITYFQYLGINASSCSITAFTIERYIAICHPIKAQFLCTLSRAKKIIFGVWVFTSLYCVMWFYLSDIQQVLYKDVTIITCAYKVSRNLYLPIYFFDFGIFFVLPLTLATVLYGLIARILFLNPLPSDLKDDKNGHDNFSKAQKNKMKNSSRCSSTTAASRRQVTKMLAVVVILFAVLWMPYRTLVVVNSFLQEAYLDTWFLLFCRTCVYLNSAINPLIYNAMSQKFRAAFRRLCRCGRNAQANKAAYSVALTYSVAKETSTVESTGHFSTEIDDLTPTDELFPDKKLLYPEDCDFRKETFSQA